Proteins encoded by one window of Flavobacterium sp. N502540:
- the hemL gene encoding glutamate-1-semialdehyde 2,1-aminomutase has product MIYKRSSQLFAEAEKVIPGGVNSPVRAFKAVGGTPIFVKSAKGAYLYDEDENKLIDYINSWGPMVLGHAFQPVVDAVIEKAKLGTSFGMPTELETEIAALAVSMVPNIDKIRFVNSGTEACMSAIRLARGFTKRDKIIKFAGCYHGHSDSFLIQAGSGAVTFGSPNSPGVTEGTAKDTLLAKYNDLENVKTLIEANKGEIAAIIIEAVAGNMGCIPPQKGFLEGLRELCTANGILLIFDEVMTGFRLARGGVQELYNINADIVTFGKVIGGGLPVGAFAAREEIMNYLAPLGPVYQAGTLSGNPLAMAAGLAMLQALNNDPAIFTRLEEKTAYLEAGIERVLKANNVVFTINRVGSMISVHFDANPVVDFQTAAKGDNETFKKFFHGLLQEGVYIAPSAYETWFITDALTYEDLDFTINAIDKVSKTF; this is encoded by the coding sequence ATGATTTATAAAAGAAGTAGTCAGCTTTTTGCTGAAGCAGAAAAAGTAATTCCGGGAGGAGTAAATTCACCGGTAAGAGCATTTAAAGCGGTTGGTGGAACTCCAATTTTTGTAAAGAGTGCCAAGGGTGCTTATTTGTATGACGAAGACGAAAATAAATTAATCGATTATATCAATTCATGGGGGCCAATGGTCTTAGGGCATGCTTTTCAGCCAGTTGTGGATGCGGTAATCGAAAAAGCAAAACTGGGAACTTCATTTGGTATGCCAACGGAATTAGAAACGGAGATTGCTGCTTTAGCGGTTTCTATGGTTCCGAATATTGATAAAATAAGATTTGTAAATTCAGGTACAGAGGCTTGTATGAGTGCCATTCGTCTGGCTCGAGGATTTACAAAAAGAGATAAAATCATAAAATTTGCAGGCTGTTATCACGGGCATTCTGATTCATTTTTGATTCAGGCGGGAAGTGGTGCCGTGACATTCGGATCACCAAACAGCCCTGGAGTTACGGAAGGAACTGCCAAAGATACTTTATTGGCAAAATACAATGATTTAGAGAATGTAAAAACTTTAATCGAAGCTAATAAAGGCGAAATTGCTGCCATTATTATCGAAGCTGTTGCAGGAAATATGGGTTGTATCCCGCCTCAAAAAGGTTTTCTGGAAGGCCTAAGAGAATTGTGTACGGCAAACGGAATTTTACTGATTTTTGATGAGGTAATGACAGGCTTCCGTCTGGCCCGCGGCGGAGTTCAGGAATTGTACAACATCAATGCAGATATCGTGACTTTCGGAAAAGTAATCGGTGGAGGTTTACCCGTAGGTGCTTTTGCAGCCCGTGAAGAAATCATGAATTATTTGGCACCGCTTGGTCCGGTATATCAGGCTGGAACATTATCAGGTAATCCGCTGGCAATGGCTGCAGGTTTGGCAATGTTACAGGCACTAAATAATGATCCGGCAATCTTTACTCGTTTAGAAGAAAAAACAGCTTATTTAGAAGCAGGAATCGAGAGGGTTTTAAAAGCCAATAATGTTGTTTTTACCATCAATAGAGTAGGATCTATGATTTCTGTTCACTTTGATGCAAATCCGGTTGTTGATTTTCAAACTGCTGCGAAAGGTGATAATGAAACGTTTAAGAAATTCTTCCATGGCTTGTTACAGGAAGGTGTTTATATTGCCCCATCGGCTTATGAAACCTGGTTTATTACAGATGCGTTAACTTATGAAGATCTGGATTTTACAATCAATGCGATCGATAAAGTTTCGAAGACTTTTTAA
- a CDS encoding zinc-dependent metalloprotease has protein sequence MKKFLILTTIAAFVLFPTSQFAQSNKKKSKKDESAAAPPEKKPESAIKDYSKVITKDAISDDGLFKVHKVDKKYYFEIPNKYLNKDMLLVSRLSKLPSNLGGGYVNAGSETNEQLIVWQRFQDKILIKSKSYNAVANDTLPISISVKSNNYEPTLFAFDIVAFSKDSANTVVDVTKFYSTDVKAISGISAEMREVYKVKGLDDSRSFINTIKSFPMNIEVIQDMTYNASKPSMLEDTESISIQMNQSMILLPEVPMKPRLADPRVGWFTVSQYDYGSNELKSDLKTYIRRWRLEPKDPEAYARGELVEPVKPIVYYLDPATPEKLRKYIKQGIEEWQKPFETAGFKNAIIAKDAPTKEEDPDFSPEDVRYSVVRYVASTTRNAVGPSVSDPRSGEIIESDVIWYHNHLRSYRNRYLLETGAANPSARTLQTGDEEMGEMMRMVIAHEVGHALGFPHNMGASCAYDVESYRNGDFTQQNGISASIMDYARYNYIAQPGDKNIRFIRKMGAYDHYALNWGYRVIPNAKSPKDEKATLDKWILDKAGNPLYKFGKQSSAFDPTSQTEDIGNNSMKASTYGLKNLEYVAAHLNEWTSNVTNNYEDLDELYKEMLDVWSRYVGHVVTNVGGVYENTKNPNQAGSVYEVVPKAKQIEAMNWLQTNAFASPTWIVNVATLKNTDFAGYAEKFRSLQVRQLNSLLSIGRIGRLVDNEILGADTYKALDLLRDTRKGIWKEAATPGNVTIYRRNLQRGYIDRMGALMTEEIKPSDRSTVYYNVGQSDVRALVRGELNALRSTLLAAKARPVNAETKYHYEDCIKRIDLILNPK, from the coding sequence ATGAAGAAATTTCTCATTTTAACTACAATAGCGGCATTTGTGCTATTTCCCACTTCTCAATTTGCACAATCAAATAAGAAAAAATCTAAAAAAGACGAATCGGCAGCTGCCCCGCCGGAGAAAAAACCGGAGTCAGCAATTAAAGACTACAGCAAGGTAATCACCAAAGACGCTATCTCTGATGACGGACTTTTTAAAGTGCACAAAGTCGATAAAAAATACTATTTCGAGATTCCGAATAAATACCTGAACAAAGACATGCTTTTAGTCAGCAGGTTGTCGAAATTGCCTTCTAATTTGGGTGGTGGTTATGTAAATGCAGGATCAGAAACCAACGAGCAACTAATTGTTTGGCAGCGTTTTCAGGATAAAATTCTCATCAAATCAAAATCATACAATGCAGTTGCCAATGATACTTTGCCGATTAGTATTTCGGTAAAATCAAATAACTACGAACCTACATTATTCGCTTTTGATATTGTAGCTTTTAGTAAAGATTCGGCCAACACTGTTGTGGATGTTACCAAATTTTACAGTACTGATGTTAAGGCTATCAGCGGAATATCGGCAGAAATGCGTGAAGTGTATAAAGTAAAAGGACTTGATGATTCGAGAAGTTTTATTAACACCATCAAGAGTTTTCCGATGAATATCGAGGTAATTCAGGATATGACCTATAATGCTTCAAAGCCATCGATGCTGGAAGATACAGAATCGATTAGTATTCAGATGAACCAGTCGATGATTTTATTGCCTGAAGTGCCAATGAAACCAAGGTTGGCAGATCCAAGAGTAGGCTGGTTTACCGTAAGTCAGTACGATTATGGAAGTAATGAATTAAAATCTGATCTTAAAACTTACATTCGTCGTTGGAGATTGGAACCAAAAGATCCGGAAGCCTATGCAAGAGGAGAACTGGTTGAACCGGTAAAACCTATCGTTTATTATTTGGATCCTGCGACTCCTGAAAAACTGCGCAAGTATATCAAACAAGGAATAGAAGAATGGCAAAAGCCTTTTGAAACAGCAGGATTTAAGAATGCAATTATCGCAAAAGATGCTCCGACAAAAGAAGAAGATCCTGATTTTAGTCCGGAAGATGTTCGATATTCAGTTGTTCGTTATGTTGCAAGTACCACGCGAAATGCAGTTGGTCCGAGTGTTTCAGATCCTAGAAGCGGTGAAATAATCGAAAGCGATGTGATTTGGTACCACAATCATTTACGTTCGTACAGAAACCGATATTTACTAGAAACCGGAGCAGCAAACCCATCAGCCAGAACTTTGCAAACCGGAGACGAAGAAATGGGAGAGATGATGCGTATGGTAATTGCTCATGAGGTAGGTCACGCTTTAGGTTTTCCGCATAATATGGGGGCAAGCTGTGCCTATGACGTAGAAAGTTACCGAAATGGTGATTTTACCCAGCAAAACGGAATTTCTGCCAGTATAATGGACTATGCGAGATACAATTATATCGCGCAGCCGGGAGATAAAAATATTCGTTTTATTCGTAAAATGGGGGCTTACGATCACTATGCTTTAAACTGGGGATACAGAGTGATTCCAAATGCAAAATCTCCTAAGGATGAAAAAGCAACTCTGGACAAATGGATTTTGGACAAAGCCGGAAATCCTTTGTATAAATTTGGAAAACAAAGCAGTGCTTTTGACCCTACTTCGCAAACCGAAGATATTGGAAATAATTCAATGAAAGCGAGTACTTATGGACTTAAAAACCTGGAATATGTAGCAGCCCATTTAAATGAATGGACGAGTAATGTGACCAATAATTATGAAGATCTGGACGAATTGTATAAAGAAATGCTGGACGTTTGGAGCCGATATGTAGGTCATGTGGTGACGAATGTTGGTGGAGTTTATGAAAATACTAAAAATCCAAATCAGGCAGGAAGTGTTTATGAAGTAGTACCGAAAGCGAAACAAATTGAAGCAATGAACTGGCTTCAGACCAATGCTTTTGCATCACCAACATGGATCGTAAATGTGGCGACTTTAAAGAATACTGATTTTGCTGGTTATGCAGAGAAATTCAGAAGCTTACAGGTGAGACAGCTGAATAGTTTGCTTAGTATTGGACGTATCGGCAGATTGGTTGACAATGAAATTCTTGGAGCAGACACTTATAAAGCATTGGATTTATTAAGAGATACACGAAAAGGAATCTGGAAAGAGGCCGCAACACCAGGAAATGTTACGATTTACAGAAGAAACCTGCAACGTGGCTATATTGATCGAATGGGAGCTTTAATGACAGAAGAAATAAAGCCATCTGACAGATCAACAGTGTATTATAATGTGGGACAATCTGATGTCAGAGCCCTGGTTCGCGGAGAATTGAATGCATTAAGAAGTACACTTTTAGCAGCAAAAGCAAGACCTGTAAATGCAGAAACCAAATACCATTATGAGGATTGCATTAAGAGAATTGACTTAATTCTTAATCCGAAATAA
- a CDS encoding DUF4274 domain-containing protein, which translates to MEELFSKKNKNRVLKAVNGEMSYQKLTAAEWHQFVQNWNYDDGIEPFEWIVKQKTLDKGTVLCLYWLLQPDYFCRFKSEDEAREDLYFDQYKLLKEIEGRYTTGFYQDENFSFNPKESFVDENSNLEGIPSEMLTKTKGVVFERQDIEFAFLRNPNEKELKTIASRIADAIKIIQISKSDFVYDNTDIAISTIVESVEYWKTNELGKIKIKNLSYLWMDCMHKKHNWEWIVWDWETGNNLGVTNTTKELTCLADTIINHTIDGFQAVSIISDLYKDLEGVNNFYDLKRDPYSGIGLLFSTDHMKFRE; encoded by the coding sequence ATGGAAGAATTATTTAGTAAAAAAAATAAAAACCGGGTTTTAAAAGCGGTAAACGGAGAGATGTCCTATCAGAAGTTAACTGCAGCAGAATGGCATCAGTTTGTTCAAAACTGGAATTATGATGATGGGATCGAACCTTTTGAGTGGATTGTCAAACAAAAAACACTTGATAAGGGAACAGTTCTTTGTTTGTATTGGCTGCTGCAGCCCGATTATTTTTGCAGGTTTAAAAGTGAAGATGAGGCAAGAGAAGATTTGTATTTCGATCAATATAAATTATTGAAAGAAATCGAAGGAAGGTATACAACAGGTTTTTATCAGGACGAGAATTTTTCTTTTAATCCCAAAGAAAGTTTTGTAGATGAAAATTCCAATCTCGAAGGTATTCCGTCTGAAATGTTGACTAAGACAAAAGGAGTAGTTTTCGAACGACAGGATATTGAATTTGCTTTTTTAAGAAATCCGAACGAAAAAGAGCTGAAAACGATTGCCAGCCGCATAGCAGATGCCATAAAGATTATTCAGATTTCAAAATCCGATTTTGTTTACGATAATACAGATATAGCAATAAGCACTATTGTGGAAAGTGTCGAATACTGGAAAACCAATGAACTGGGGAAGATCAAAATTAAAAATTTGTCTTATTTATGGATGGATTGTATGCATAAAAAGCACAATTGGGAGTGGATTGTCTGGGATTGGGAAACCGGAAATAATCTGGGAGTCACAAATACCACTAAAGAATTGACCTGTTTGGCAGATACGATTATCAATCATACCATAGACGGATTTCAGGCAGTTTCGATTATTAGTGATTTGTACAAAGATTTGGAAGGAGTGAATAATTTTTATGATTTAAAGAGAGATCCTTACAGTGGAATTGGGTTGCTTTTTAGCACCGATCATATGAAATTTAGAGAGTAG
- a CDS encoding 2-hydroxyacid dehydrogenase, whose amino-acid sequence MSLKDTKNRNKIAFFSTQPYDKSFFNKYNDPFGFELDFFETQLNPQTAALIENASIVCVFVNDIVNEAVLKQLAEKGVQIIALRCAGFNNVDLDAAKKYNLKVCRVPAYSPQAVAEHAMAMILTLNRKMHKAYNRVREQNFSLNGLLGFDLFGKTVGIIGTGNIGKAFAKIAIGFGCKVLAYDIVTSAEMEKDGVRFVSLEEIFKSSDIISLHCPLNDQTKHIVNKESIILMKDSVMIINTSRGALIETAAVIEGLKEGKIGYLGIDVYEQEEKLFFRDLSADIIQDDAIQRLMSFPNVLVTAHQAFFTNEALTQIALVTFDNIKSLLEQNDIENKAALLV is encoded by the coding sequence ATGAGTTTAAAGGATACAAAAAACAGGAATAAAATAGCTTTTTTTTCAACACAGCCTTACGACAAAAGCTTCTTTAATAAATATAATGATCCGTTTGGTTTTGAATTGGATTTCTTTGAGACACAATTGAATCCTCAAACAGCTGCATTGATTGAAAACGCTTCGATTGTTTGTGTTTTTGTAAACGATATTGTCAACGAGGCCGTATTGAAGCAATTGGCTGAAAAAGGAGTACAAATTATTGCTTTGCGTTGTGCGGGTTTTAATAATGTTGATTTGGATGCTGCTAAAAAGTACAATTTGAAAGTTTGCCGCGTTCCGGCTTACTCGCCTCAGGCTGTTGCAGAGCATGCAATGGCGATGATTTTAACGCTGAACAGAAAGATGCATAAAGCTTACAATAGAGTTCGGGAACAAAATTTTTCACTAAACGGATTACTAGGCTTCGATTTGTTTGGAAAGACAGTCGGAATCATTGGAACGGGAAATATTGGAAAAGCTTTTGCAAAGATTGCGATAGGATTTGGCTGTAAAGTTCTTGCGTATGATATAGTAACAAGCGCGGAAATGGAAAAAGACGGTGTTCGGTTTGTTTCGTTGGAAGAAATCTTCAAATCCAGTGATATTATCTCCTTACATTGTCCTTTAAACGATCAGACGAAACATATTGTTAATAAGGAGTCTATTATTTTAATGAAAGACAGCGTGATGATCATCAATACCAGCCGTGGAGCTTTGATTGAAACAGCGGCTGTTATTGAAGGTTTGAAAGAAGGTAAAATAGGCTATTTAGGAATTGATGTTTACGAACAGGAAGAGAAATTGTTCTTTAGGGATCTTTCGGCTGATATTATTCAGGACGACGCGATTCAGCGTTTAATGAGTTTTCCAAATGTACTGGTGACAGCGCATCAGGCCTTTTTTACGAATGAAGCTTTAACGCAGATCGCCTTGGTGACCTTTGACAACATCAAGTCTTTGCTGGAGCAGAATGATATTGAAAATAAAGCAGCTTTGTTGGTTTAA